In Shinella sp. XGS7, a single genomic region encodes these proteins:
- a CDS encoding LytTR family DNA-binding domain-containing protein, whose product MPRALIADDEPHLAQYIKTQLATLWPALEILPLARDGEEAAARIAAEAPDIAFLDIQMPGLSGLEVAQGIEGSTRVVFVTAYDEYALQAFEAAALDYLLKPLKTERLARCVERLRAALAAPAPEPDASLAAALQQLSPPAPAAVPRLRWLRASQGELTHQIDVQQVRYFHADDKYTVVQTGEAEYLIRTPIVELLPQLDPEQFLQVHRSTIVNMAHLAGTRRDAASRLFLRIREHERELPVSRAYVHLFKSM is encoded by the coding sequence ATGCCCCGCGCCCTGATTGCCGATGACGAGCCGCATCTGGCCCAGTACATCAAGACCCAGCTCGCCACACTCTGGCCCGCGCTGGAGATCCTGCCCCTGGCCCGCGATGGCGAGGAGGCCGCTGCCCGCATTGCGGCCGAGGCGCCCGACATCGCCTTCCTGGACATCCAGATGCCCGGCCTCAGCGGCCTGGAGGTGGCCCAGGGCATCGAGGGCAGCACCCGCGTGGTCTTTGTGACCGCCTATGACGAGTACGCCCTGCAGGCCTTCGAGGCCGCGGCCCTGGACTATCTGCTCAAGCCGCTCAAGACCGAGCGTCTGGCCCGCTGCGTGGAGCGCCTACGCGCCGCCCTGGCCGCGCCCGCGCCCGAACCCGATGCCTCGCTGGCCGCGGCCCTGCAGCAGCTCAGCCCGCCCGCGCCGGCCGCCGTGCCGCGCCTGCGCTGGCTGCGCGCCAGCCAGGGCGAACTGACCCATCAGATCGATGTGCAGCAGGTGCGCTACTTCCACGCGGACGACAAGTACACCGTGGTGCAGACCGGCGAGGCCGAGTACCTGATACGCACGCCCATCGTCGAGCTGCTGCCCCAGCTGGACCCGGAGCAGTTCCTGCAGGTGCACCGCTCCACCATCGTCAATATGGCCCATCTGGCCGGCACCCGGCGCGACGCCGCCAGCCGGCTCTTTCTGCGCATCCGCGAGCATGAACGCGAGCTGCCCGTGAGCCGCGCCTACGTTCACCTCTTCAAGTCCATGTAG